Proteins found in one Oncorhynchus mykiss isolate Arlee chromosome 17, USDA_OmykA_1.1, whole genome shotgun sequence genomic segment:
- the LOC110494951 gene encoding msx2-interacting protein isoform X6 produces MVRETRHLWVGNLPEHVREEKIVEHFKRYGRVESVKVLRKRGSEGGVAAFVDFVDIKSAQKAHNAVNKMGDRDLRTDYNEPGSVPSAVRGLDDNPPSSSHGRDVSGFSRGAVGPVFGPPVSIHTREGRYERIRDGSESRERAYDHSPYGHHERGGTFDRQRHYNADYYRDRTMFAAGVSPGPGSAGAMGGSFETPEPHFESRIRGDPFTLSSAARRDPYRDDRGRRVDRTYHRRSRSSHSSQSRHPSPQRTTGQTPKAPHSPKRAPLSPGRGPRSRSRSRSSSSDSVSSTSSTGSGSSDSNSSSSDGSHARSVQSSATHAPPSQPCSMVMEGDEPRRSFGIRVQNLPVRSTDTSLKDGLFHEFKKHGKVTSVQIHGALEDRYGLVFFRQQEDQEKALNVSKGKLFFGMMIEVSAWNGPETESENEFRPLDGRIDEFHPKATRTLFIGNLEKTTSYQQLLDIFQRFGEIVDIDIKKVNGVPQYAFVQYSDIVSVCKAIKKMDGEYLGSNRLKLGFGKSMPTTCVWLDGLASNITEQYLTRHFCRYGHVVKVVFDRLKGMALILYNNTDFAQAAVRETKGWKIGGNKIKVDFASQESQMAFYRSMQASGQDIRDFYEIPTERREERPRPPYHEFSAERAYFENARTPGTIYPEDPRRDYPARSRERYSELEHYQGEHFDPRYHEDPREFRDYRDPFEQDIRKYTYIQRERERERERFEADHGMWSPSHPRRPITPSASPSPSERAPRDPERRVYSQSSERSGSCSSLSPPRFDKTDKAPPLEHGASSKSERLEKDIHLVEPERVAGAEKSKRGRRKEKGDKEKGEKSKSRKAKVQSPSIPPSETELEPSLDGGSGRGKVSDQDSLDRQRYKGDNDPPSDPTTSTSRHEPVKSERLESGKGENADKDGKTRSRKHQKSDTGNDGKDPSVDSDRLAARKRRFGDASGRTIRQKRRRLEDEDGSQPQDFGASTAFTKEIDGDRKSQQKDSQRRDSRSKSERLVFLGSHKEGQDPAMRGQEELPEGSMDPMDSKRHSMSRRFSHDGNMDQDNARNQDPQSPFKYGAQDNDKGVKEEPLDIDLSQSYRKQMEQRRLHQQLQEPDKQEKAGSPQGLETEDLEHRSLVHEVGKPPQDVTDHFPSHKLKKLEQFDADISAKRGDRVYRSFRQKSEDPEWHNTASPGLQHFSHHAEQDFAESSHLREVKTEDKSHPDLELAVKRTHTTQMSKPSTPLQLSEEEREKQWESRVKQDFLPDLNFSRGIGKNTHNRKRLEYGILQDLEPGEVRSDSEEDREHKPQSPMPSTSMPFSDGQRVDRFSDPKLATLERMKFYSFALDQTITPDTKALLERAKSLSSSREDNWSFLDYDSHFAGLRSRKDTEKVESAPRPTPSWYMKKKKIRSGGSEDKLDDRKEDPKPKPEEHERRELFASRFLHSSIFEQDSRRLQHLERKHEDPEQSPAQQTGQLGLADGQPDTEPVVLFHSRFLEFTRLQQQKDQQLHEVKRADSVDSNRLEKSLEAEQQPLQFPKTSEPVMDPETKPTSPAENHMISQPPLMPKEMSPPKQMSPPLPPKGMSPPKEMSPPLPPKVMSPPLPPKVMSPPLPPKVMSPPLPPKEMAPPLPPKEMAPPLPPKEMTPPKHTSPPLPPKEMSPPKHTSPPLPPKEMSPPKHTSPPLPPKEMSPPKHTSPPLPPKEMSPPKHTSPPLPPKEMSPPLPPKEMCPPKHTSPPLPPKEMSPPLPPKEMFPPLPPKEMSPIVETHDQFTPEPKGPEPAAPEPLTKENRENEQLPPLLQIPPCEMLTPASVNLVAPEHIRSVRKVKRTPSGEKSEDIAQDIQILNPEQSSSSDCLHETSVSSFVPEPELAAPELPPVFLSSTPPNPVEEMEVSKYDTNTDNTDTHTEVEKKLELNQTQVLVDNETSDESISPPQKSKNKKSKSPTQVPLTPLVSTTSSEKPLTRKSERTKRASSPRAESSKGNSDSKSTGKSPIHGADPEHGTEQSISVGRARRRNVKSVYATPVEEDATKGAGKDVTESPRTARKRGGDKDKEAAPQQPLEQDSLAPITSRRGRPPKNRRQGEDMLTAKGDRSKMETKDTDSNESESSERISKVSKGRHSPHGHKALASQLPMPIATGSSRKGDKTEPPEDVSQQMDFTEDSLAMQNCTVSCKEDTVAPGVTKKEENVKQQLGTEKSRDKDRQKKDPVDEKASVTKFGEKESEPPVVEEQPVLEKMEKSGRGKAPRLTRTPKSPVLKNLKIRLNVTEVKDLLQMGDEEPENGDDSSKKTKPGESTNDPLLESSPGKDVSSSNEDKDESTPETKPPIDPKTLLQQEQELEQAVENIAKLTDPTLPAESPTPLAPPSAELKIDTEEEKSANPASEYELAAAIDSIMGEDIPVPLPQEPVISAVVDSDLEIPSFVQPTKGAEPVSNISPIQGESFFPTTPRKGAKGRAKTPKRSKSQKSNKKDAVKEISSEPENTSVITSDSIPSNSQPVPETIPSTPVAGVITTTSWKPKTEHLAPKATDMPKESKLPPVLTEQPPPQHLKPVCPQTKSPTLPKPQQQPPPPPECISPSLSPPPTRPNIRPTQPSRIPVSPPDWLNQSKDAGVPSSPRASAASFENPAIPSDTEPLETERNNSDLRRILMKHKNVSLPVPCSSSVPSNLGTLSLRDPPHLPESNTPMVAVTSKTSLNDNRPHPAQPVVRPPASLPSPESKSVISVIASTATSVISRVCNPPDMEKVNMSVDRNPIVDMPLPKQTYRPPSMEDRDSGSYHGPSVGEEGGSAGRYLVESSGLGTGSSPGLRVNTSEGVVVLSHSGQIKEGPQRISAKISQIPPATVVDMESQQLVSMPQIKQEMYTHSQSNTPKCPPIQTDHGHLKTQQTVSSIKQENTGMEKLESPYPSGPQGGVVKRLQQTVGNPQGMGYHHSEFTMLLKHPKKVDGADAMNADGCKPSWTSAISPAMSLPSPAGNHVGFVPGSATDRTPSHLSGVKQEPRSPRKLGHPHSPFTKVSSPIGSSSPKGLPGMLPSSLPAMQQYVTSVHHPEQSVIMQPHSAHGGIGRMSPHRASQAIPMGHLVQGEVRVNTPPLSVMSFGMHGDPLVSPWSGPLQQRPTSPQAVGRDIVLKVNPGNVRGHEGEQDDARRFHQATGRQSATQLKAETMQPDPRGALLSGLQLDPYMSPRDLRVLMHHPQGERSAPEPHQGHIQETVPPSSTSTNITSSMSPRAHLLAKGVSEKDVTKPQEVKRPHSPPKDGMMGFRPSMAAMASPQRVQLLPSGTGASFSEYPGIYTNTRAIHSQITETSPFGINQGADPSQSQADVKVKQVGQQPVNMVQLLTKYPIVWQGLLALKNDQAAVQLHFVCGNKGLALRSLPLPEGGSLLRIVQRMRLEASQLDGVARRMTGESEFCLLLALPCGRDQEDVLNQTQALRTAFINYLQAKLAAGIINVPNPGSNQPAYVLQIFPPCEFSESHLSRLAPDLLNRISNISPHLMIVITSV; encoded by the exons ATGGTTCGGGAAACCAGACACCTTTGGGTGGGAAATTTACCCGAACATGTTCGAGAGGAGAAAATTGTCGAACATTTTAAACG CTATGGACGCGTCGAGAGCGTCAAGGTCCTGCGGAAGCGTGGGTCGGAGGGTGGCGTGGCAGCCTTTGTGGATTTTGTGGATATCAAAAGTGCACAGAAGGCTCACAATGCTGTCAACAAGATGGGGGACAGGGACCTGCGCACTGACTACAATGAACCTGGGTCTGTCCCTAGTGCTGTTCGGGGCCTTGATGACAACCCCCCCTCAAGCAGTCACGGGCGGGATGTTTCAGGATTCTCTAGGGGGGCAGTGGGTCCAGTGTTTGGCCCCCCAGTGTCCATTCACACCAGAGAGGGGCGTTATGAACGGATAAGAGATGG CTCAGAGAGCCGGGAGCGTGCATATGATCACAGCCCCTATGGACACCATGAGCGCGGTGGCACTTTTGATAGACAGCGTCACTACAACGCAGACTATTACCGCGATCGCACCATGTTTGCAGCTGGAGTTAGCCCTGGGCCAGGAAGCGCCGGCGCTATGGGTGGGAGCTTTGAAACCCCGGAGCCTCATTTTGAGTCCAGGATCCGAGGAGATCCCTTCACCTTGTCTAGTGCTGCGCGGCGTGACCCCTATCGAGATGACCGAGGGCGTCGTGTTGACAGAACTTACCATCGCCGCAGTCGGTCATCTCATTCTTCACAATCTCGACACCCCTCCCCGCAAAGGACCACGGGGCAAACGCCCAAAGCCCCCCATTCCCCCAAAAGAGCCCCCCTCTCCCCAGGTAGAGGTCCACGCTCTAGGTCTCGTAGTAGGTCCTCTAGCTCTGATTCTGTCAGCAGCACCAGCAGTACCGGCAGTGGCAG CAGCGATTCAAACAGCAGCTCAAGTGATGGGTCTCATGCACGCTCTGTTCAGTCCTCTGCTACACATGCACCCCCCTCTCAGCCGTGCTCTATGGTTATGGAAGGTGACGAACCACGCAGAAGCTTTGGCATCCGGGTGCAGAACCTACCAGTGCGCTCCACAG ACACAAGTTTAAAAGATGGACTGTTCCATGAGTTCAAgaaacatgggaaagtgacatCCGTGCAGATCCACGGGGCCTTGGAGGACCGATATGGTCTGGTGTTCTTCAGACAGCAGGAAGACCAAGAGAAAGCCCTCAACGTCTCCAAAGGAAAGCTTTTCTTCGGCATGATGATCGAGGTTTCTGCCTGGAACGGCCCTG AAACAGAGAGTGAGAATGAATTCAGGCCTTTGGATGGACGGATTGATGAATTTCACCCCAAGGCGACTAGGACCCTGTTTATCGGCAACTTGGAGAAGACCACCAGTTACCAACAACTACTTGATATCTTTCAGCGCTTTGGAGAGATTGTG GATATTGACATTAAAAAGGTTAATGGTGTTCCTCAATACGCCTTTGTGCAGTATTCTGATATTGTCAGTGTCTGCAAAGCTATAAAGAAGATGGATGGAGAGTATTTGGGGAGCAACCGGCTCAAG CTGGGTTTTGGGAAGAGTATGCCCACAACATGTGTTTGGCTGGACGGTTTGGCTTCCAACATCACAGAGCAATATCTCACACGTCACTTCTGCCGCTATGGACATGTAGTCAAG GTGGTGTTTGACAGGTTGAAGGGGATGGCTCTCATCTTGTATAACAACACAGATTTTGCACAGGCAGCTGTCAGGGAGACCAAAGGCTGGAAGATTGGCggcaacaaaatcaag GTGGATTTTGCCAGCCAGGAGAGTCAGATGGCTTTTTATCGCTCTATGCAGGCCTCTGGGCAAGACATTAGAGACTTCTACGAAATTCCAACTGAAAGAAG AGAGGAACGACCAAGACCTCCATACCATGAGTTCTCAGCAGAAAGAGCCTACTTTGAGAATGCACGCACCCCTGGCACCATTTACCCCGAAGATCCTCGCCGAGACTATCCTGCCCGCAGCCGTGAGCGGTATTCTGAACTGGAGCACTACCAGGGAGAACACTTTGACCCACGCTACCATGAAGACCCCCGGGAGTTCAGGGATTATCGAGATCCTTTTGAGCAGGACATTCGGAAGTACACATACATCCAGAGGGAGCGAGAAAGGGAGCGGGAGCGCTTTGAGGCAGACCATGGCATGTGGAGCCCCTCTCATCCACGGCGCCCGATCACCCCTTCTGCCTCCCCTTCACCATCTGAGCGTGCTCCCAGAGACCCAGAGCGACGGGTCTACAGTCAATCCTCTGAGCGAAGTGGTAGTTGCAGCTCACTCTCACCACCACGCTTTGACAAGACTGACAAGGCTCCTCCTTTGGAACATGGAGCCAGCTCTAAGAGTGAGAGGTTGGAAAAAGACATCCACCTGGTTGAACCTGAGCGTGTTGCTGGGGCTGAGAAGAGCAAGCGGGGGAGACGAAAGGAGAAAGGTGACAAAGAAAAAGGGGAGAAGAGTAAGTCAAGGAAAGCAAAGGTGCAATCTCCCAGCATCCCACCATCTGAGACAGAGCTAGAACCCAGCCTGGATGGAGGCTCTGGAAGGGGAAAGGTGTCAGACCAGGACAGCCTTGACAGACAGCGGTATAAAGGTGACAACGACCCTCCTTCAGATCCGACAACGTCAACCTCTCGCCATGAGCCTGTAAAAAGTGAGAGGCTTGAGTCGGGGAAAGGTGAGAACGCAGACAAGGATGGTAAAACACGATCCAGAAAACACCAAAAATCTGACACGGGAAATGATGGGAAAGATCCATCAGTGGATTCTGATCGGTTGGCTGCGAGGAAGAGGCGCTTTGGAGATGCCAGTGGGAGAACCATTCGACAGAAGAGGAGAAGGCTGGAAGATGAGGATGGGAGTCAACCCCAAGACTTTGGAGCTAGCACTGCCTTTACAAAAGAGATTGATGGTGACAGAAAGTCTCAGCAAAAAGACTCTCAGCGGAGGGATTCAAGATCCAAATCAGAGAGACTGGTGTTTCTTGGCAGTCATAAAGAGGGTCAGGATCCTGCAATGAGAGGACAAGAAGAGCTGCCCGAGGGGAGCATGGACCCTATGGACTCAAAACGCCACAGTATGTCCAGAAGGTTCTCCCATGATGGGAACATGGACCAAGACAATGCAAGAAATCAAGATCCACAGAGTCCTTTCAAATATGGTGCACAAGACAATGACAAGGGTGTCAAGGAAGAGCCTCTGGATATTGATCTCTCCCAAAGTTACCGCAAACAGATGGAGCAAAGGAGGCTCCACCAACAGCTTCAAGAGCCAGACAAACAAGAAAAAGCTGGGAGTCCACAAGGCTTAGAAACGGAGGACCTGGAACACCGCAGTCTGGTACATGAAGTGGGCAAGCCACCTCAAGATGTCACAGATCATTTCCCATCTCATAAACTCAAGAAACTAGAGCAATTTGATGCAGATATCAGTGCCAAGAGGGGGGACCGTGTCTACAGGAGCTTCCGGCAAAAGAGTGAAGATCCTGAGTGGCACAACACTGCATCTCCAGGCTTGCAACACTTCTCTCATCATGCTGAGCAGGACTTTGCTGAATCTTCACATCTCAGGGAGGTTAAAACGGAGGATAAAAGCCACCCAGACCTGGAGCTGGCAGTCAAAAGGACACATACAACGCAAATGTCCAAGCCAAGCACTCCTTTACAACTTAGTGAAGAAGAGCGGGAAAAACAGTGGGAGAGCAGAGTCAAGCAAGATTTTTTACCTGACTTAAACTTCTCCAGAGGCATTGGAAAAAATACACACAATCGCAAGCGTTTGGAGTATGGAATTTTGCAAGATTTGGAGCCTGGGGAAGTACGATCCGATTCCGAAGAGGATAGAGAGCACAAACCACAATCTCCTATGCCCTCCACTTCTATGCCTTTCTCTGACGGGCAACGAGTGGACAGATTTTCAGACCCCAAGCTTGCCACTTTGGAGAGGATGAAGTTCTACTCCTTTGCACTTGACCAGACCATCACACCAGATACCAAGGCCCTGCTAGAGCGAGCAaagtctctgtcctcctctaggGAGGACAACTGGTCTTTCTTGGATTATGATTCACACTTTGCTGGTTTGCGCAGCAGGAAAGATACTGAAAAGGTTGAGTCAGCACCACGGCCTACACCCTCTTGGtacatgaagaagaagaagattcgCAGTGGTGGGTCTGAAGACAAACTAGATGACAGGAAGGAAGACCCCAAGCCCAAGCCAGAGGAACATGAACGCAGGGAACTGTTTGCCTCCCGTTTCCTACACAGCTCAATCTTTGAGCAGGACTCAAGACGTCTTCAGCACCTAGAGCGAAAGCATGAGGACCCTGAGCAAAGTCCGGCTCAACAAACTGGTCAGCTAGGCCTGGCAGATGGGCAGCCTGACACAGAACCAGTTGTCCTCTTCCATAGCCGCTTTTTAGAGTTCACGCGGCTGCAACAGCAGAAAGACCAACAGTTACATGAAGTAAAAAGAGCAGATTCTGTAGATAGTAATAGGTTGGAGAAGTCACTGGAGGCAGAACAGCAACCTCTGCAGTTTCCTAAAACCTCAGAACCGGTCATGGATCCAGAGACTAAACCTACTAGCCCTGCTGAGAACCACATGATTTCCCAGCCCCCACTTATGCCCAAGGAGATGTCTCCACCTAAGCAAATGTCTCCACCCCTTCCACCCAAGGGGATGTCTCCACCCAAGGAAATGTCTCCACCCCTTCCACCCAAGGTAATGTCTCCACCCCTTCCACCCAAGGTAATGTCTCCACCCCTTCCACCCAAGGTAATGTCTCCACCCCTTCCACCCAAGGAAATGGCTCCACCCCTTCCACCCAAGGAAATGGCTCCACCCCTTCCACCCAAGGAAATGACTCCACCCAAGCACACGTCTCCACCCCTTCCACCCAAGGAAATGTCTCCACCCAAGCATACGTCTCCACCCCTTCCACCCAAGGAAATGTCTCCACCCAAGCACACGTCTCCACCCCTTCCACCCAAGGAAATGTCTCCACCCAAGCACACGTCTCCACCCCTTCCACCCAAGGAAATGTCTCCACCCAAGCACACGTCTCCACCCCTTCCACCCAAGGAAATGTCTCCACCCCTTCCACCCAAGGAAATGTGTCCACCCAAGCATACTTCTCCACCCCTTCCACCCAAGGAAATGTCTCCACCCCTTCCACCCAAGGAAATGTTTCCACCTCTTCCACCCAAAGAGATGTCTCCAATAGTGGAAACACATGACCAGTTTACTCCAGAGCCAAAGGGTCCAGAGCCAGCTGCACCCGAACCTTTGAcaaaagaaaacagagaaaatgAACAGCTCCCTCCCCTCCTGCAAATACCTCCGTGTGAGATGTTGACCCCTGCTTCTGTTAATTTAGTAGCCCCTGAGCACATCCGTTCTGTGAGAAAAGTTAAAAGAACCCCTAGTGGAGAGAAATCTGAAGATATAGCTCAGGATATTCAAATATTGAACCCCGAGCAGTCTTCCAGCAGTGATTGCCTTCATGAAACATCAGTGAGTAGTTTTGTACCAGAGCCTGAGCTGGCGGCACCTGAATTACCACCTGTATTTTTAAGTTCCACACCACCTAACCCTGTTGAGGAGATGGAGGTTTCAAAATATGATACCAACACTGACAATACAGACACTCATACAGAGGTGGAAAAGAAACTTGAACTCAATCAGACCCAGGTGCTTGTTGATAATGAAACCAGTGATGAGTCAATTTCACCACCTCAAAAGTCCAAGAACAAAAAGAGTAAGTCTCCTACTCAAGTCCCACTGACTCCTTTGGTTTCAACAACTAGTTCAGAGAAACCGCTTACCCGCAAGAGTGAACGCACAAAACGTGCATCATCCCCAAGAGCAGAGTCTTCAAAGGGAAACTCAGATTCCAAATCCACAGGCAAGTCTCCCATACATGGAGCAGACCCTGAACATGGCACAGAGCAGAGTATATCTGTTGGAAGAGCAAGGCGTAGAAATGTGAAATCTGTGTATGCCACCCCAGTTGAGGAAGATGCCACTAAGGGGGCTGGAAAGGATGTAACTGAGTCACCCCGCACTGCACGGAAACGAGGTGGAGACAAAGACAAGGAAGCAGCCCCTCAGCAACCGTTAGAGCAGGATTCCCTTGCACCTATTACTTCAAGGCGGGGACGTCCCCCTAAGAATCGGCGACAAGGAGAGGACATGTTAACAGCTAAAGGGGATAGATCGAAAATGGAGACCAAGGATACAGACTCCAATGAATCAGAGAGTAGTGAAAGAATTTCAAAAGTGTCAAAAGGCAGACATTCTCCTCATGGTCATAAAGCTTTGGCAAGTCAATTACCCATGCCCATAGCGACTGGATCAAGTAGGAAGGGGGACAAAACTGAACCGCCTGAAGATGTTTCTCAGCAGATGGATTTTACAGAAGACAGTTTGGCCATGCAGAATTGCACTGTCTCATGTAAGGAAGATACTGTAGCACCAGGTGTGACAAAGAAAGAGGAGAATGTTAAGCAACAACTAGGAACAGAGAAATCACGAGATAAAGACAGGCAGAAAAAGGACCCTGTTGACGAGAAAGCCAGTGTAACTAAATTTGGCGAGAAAGAGTCTGAACCACCAGTTGTGGAAGAACAGCCTGTATTGGAGAAAATGGAGAAGAGTGGGAGAGGAAAAGCTCCACGCTTGACACGGACTCCAAAATCTCCTGTCCTCAAGAACCTGAAGATCAGACTAAATGTCACTGAGGTGAAAGATTTGCTTCAAATGGGGGATGAAGAACCTGAAAATGGGGATGATTCTTCTAAAAAGACCAAACCAGGCGAATCTACTAATGACCCATTATTAGAGTCTAGCCCAGGAAAAGATGTGAGTTCTAGCAACGAGGATAAAGATGAGAGCACACCAGAAACTAAGCCACCAATAGATCCTAAAACTTTGCTACAACAGGAACAGGAGCTTGAGCAAGCTGTGGAGAACATTGCTAAACTGACAGACCCAACCCTCCCAGCAGAGTCACCAACTCCACTTGCCCCACCATCTGCAGAATTAAAAATTGACACTGAAGAAGAGAAATCTGCCAATCCTGCTAGTGAGTATGAACTTGCTGCTGCCATTGATTCGATTATGGGTGAGGATATACCCGTCCCTCTGCCTCAAGAGCCGGTAATTAGTGCTGTTGTGGATTCAGACCTAGAGATTCCATCCTTCGTCCAGCCGACCAAGGGAGCTGAACCTGTTAGTAACATATCCCCTATTCAGGGGGAGTCCTTTTTCCCAACTACACCCAGGAAGGGTGCTAAGGGCAGAGCTAAAACACCGAAACGGTCTAAGAGCCAAAAATCAAACAAAAAGGACGCTGTAAAAGAAATTTCATCAGAACCGGAGAACACTTCTGTTATCACATCAGACAGCATACCCTCCAATTCACAGCCTGTTCCAGAAACTATTCCCTCAACCCCAGTTGCCGGTGTCATTACAACCACCTCTTGGAAGCCTAAAACTGAGCATTTGGCTCCTAAGGCTACGGACATGCCTAAAGAATCGAAGTTACCTCCAGTCCTTACAGAGCAACCTCCACCTCAACATCTGAAACCTGTCTGCCCCCAAACAAAAAGTCCCACTCTCCCAAAGCctcaacaacaaccaccaccaccacctgagtGCATCTCACCTTCACTTTCTCCACCCCCAACCCGGCCAAACATCAGGCCCACACAACCAAGCAGGATACCAGTTTCCCCACCAGATTGGCTCAACCAGTCCAAGGACGCAGGTGTCCCTTCCTCTCCTAGAGCATCAGCAGCTTCCTTTGAGAACCCAGCAATTCCCTCTGACACTGAGCCCTTGGAGACTGAGCGTAACAACAGTGACTTGCGTAGGATTCTCATGAAGCACAAAAATGTTTCACTCCCAGTCCCATGCAGTAGTTCTGTTCCTAGCAATTTGGGCACCTTATCCCTTAGGGATCCTCCACACCTACCTGAAAGTAATACCCCAATGGTTGCTGTGACGAGTAAGACCTCTCTTAATGACAACAGGCCTCATCCAGCTCAGCCTGTAGTCCGGCCCCCAGCCTCACTACCATCCCCTGAGTCAAAGTCTGTCATTTCTGTTATTGCCTCCACTGCCACCTCTGTTATCAGTCGTGTTTGCAATCCACCTGACATGGAGAAGGTTAATATGTCAGTTGACAGAAATCCCATAGTGGACATGCCACTTCCCAAGCAGACATACAGGCCGCCCAGCATGGAGGACAGGGACAGTGGTTCGTACCATGGACCATCAGTTGGCGAGGAGGGTGGAAGTGCTGGGAGGTACTTGGTTGAGAGCTCTGGTCTGGGTACTGGCTCCAGCCCAGGTCTAAGGGTGAATACCTCAGAGGGAGTGGTGGTGTTGAGTCACTCAGGACAGATCAAGGAGGGACCACAGAGGATAAGTGCCAAAATCAGCCAGATCCCACCAGCTACTGTAGTTGACATGGAATCTCAGCAGCTAGTGTCCATGCCCCAGATAAAACAGGAGATGTATACCCACTCCCAGTCAAACACTCCAAAGTGTCCTCCAATACAGACAGACCATGGGCACCTTAAGACGCAACAAACGGTTTCCTCCATTAAACAAGAAAACACTGGTATGGAAAAGTTAGAATCTCCCTACCCATCAGGGCCTCAAGGAGGAGTCGTGAAGAGGCTTCAGCAGACAGTTGGTAATCCACAAGGGATGGGTTACCATCATTCAGAGTTCACAATGTTATTGAAGCATCCAAAGAAAGTGGATGGGGCTGACGCTATGAACGCTGATGGGTGTAAACCATCTTGGACCTCTGCCATAAGTCCTGCAATGAGCCTGCCCTCTCCGGCTGGCAACCATGTAGGCTTTGTTCCCGGTTCGGCCACTGACAGAACTCCCTCACATCTCAGTGGGGTCAAACAGGAGCCCCGTTCTCCTCGCAAGTTAGGCCATCCACATTCTCCGTTCACTAAAGTGTCCTCTCCCATCGGCTCCTCCTCTCCCAAAGGTCTCCCTGGGATGCTGCCCTCTAGCTTGCCCGCCATGCAGCAATATGTCACCAGTGTTCACCACCCTGAGCAGTCTGTCATCATGCAACCTCACAGTGCTCACGGTGGCATTGGAAGGATGTCACCCCATCGTGCCTCCCAAGCAATCCCCATGGGGCACCTTGTCCAAGGAGAGGTCAGGGTGAACACGCCACCCCTATCTGTCATGAGTTTCGGGATGCATGGAGACCCTCTTGTCTCTCCCTGGTCTGGTCCTCTCCAGCAACGCCCCACCTCGCCCCAGGCGGTAGGCAGAGACATAGTCCTCAAGGTTAATCCTGGGAATGTGAGGGGCCATGAGGGTGAGCAAGACGATGCCAGGCGCTTCCATCAGGCCACAGGGAGACAATCTGCCACACAGCTGAAAGCAGAGACTATGCAGCCGGATCCCCGTGGGGCTCTACTTAGCGGGCTGCAGCTGGACCCGTACATGTCGCCCAGGGACTTACGTGTGCTCATGCACCACCCTCAGGGAGAGCGCTCGGCCCCAGAGCCACACCAGGGACACATCCAAGAGACTGTCCCACCCTCCTCAACATCGACCAACATCACCTCGTCGATGTCCCCGAGGGCACATCTGCTGGCTAAAGGTGTGTCCGAGAAGGATGTCACAAAGCCACAGGAGGTCAAGAGGCCACACTCTCCTCCGAAGGATGGGATGATGGGGTTTCGGCCAAGTATGGCCGCCATGGCGTCCCCCCAAAGGGTGCAGCTGCTGCCATCGGGGACGGGAGCTTCTTTCTCGGAGTATCCAGGAATTTACACCAACACCCGGGCCATCCATTCACAGATCACTGAGACCTCTCCTTTTGGGATCAACCAG GGTGCAGATCCCAGCCAGTCACAAGCTGATGTCAAGGTGAAACAAGTTGGACAGCAACCTGTGAACATGGTGCAGCTGCTCACG AAGTACCCGATAGTGTGGCAAGGGCTGCTGGCACTGAAAAATGACCAGGCTGCTGTCCAGTTGCATTTTGTCTGTGGCAACAAAGGATTGGCCCTACGGTCACTGCCCCTACCAGAGGGAGGATCGCTGCTTCGGATCGTCCAGAGAATGAGACTCGAGGCGTCACAACTGGATGGTGTGGCTAGAAGAATGACA